In Myxocyprinus asiaticus isolate MX2 ecotype Aquarium Trade chromosome 16, UBuf_Myxa_2, whole genome shotgun sequence, a single window of DNA contains:
- the LOC127454152 gene encoding dual 3',5'-cyclic-AMP and -GMP phosphodiesterase 11A-like, which yields MTTFDFSDVEAFLDCHPELFEEYLIRKGKCDTLGRWFKEHQPSKSSPAEEKRRVTKDPFWPTNPDGLTRRSSHMELRRNFARSKAITAHRTYDEHVSLAAHDSQSSMRRRALLRKASSLPPTTAHILGALLESRVNVPQYASSAIDYKYRLKESNEREFFLELVKDISNELDMTNLSYKILINVCIMVNADRCSLFLVEGPSHKRTLVSKFFDVHSGTTVRPSSITLNSNEVQVPWGKGIIGYVAEHGETVNIPNAYEDHRFSDEIDKLTGYKTQSILCMAIRNSDGEVIGVVQAINKNPSGTPFTEDDEKVLQMYLPFCGISISNAKLFSESRKEYDRSRALLEVVNDLFEEQTDLEKIVRKIMQRALTLLQCERCSVLLLEDIHSPVVKFSQTFELMSPLCNADHDIGMEKVSCSDWLINNSIAELVASTGLPVNISDVCQDPRFDNEADQASGFHIRSVLCVPIWNRTHQIIGVAQILNRLDRKTFNDADQRLFEAFVIFCGLGINNTMMYNQVKKTWAKQSVALDMLSYHATCSKAEVDRLKAAKIPLSSELGIDEFHFNDFSLDNDAMITASLRMFLELGVVQKFKIDYEVLCRWLLTVRKNYRTVAYHNWRHAFNVSQCMFVMITTAGFQEVLTDTETLALMVGCLCHDLDHRGTNNAFQAKSGSALALLYGTSATLEHHHFNHAVMILQSEGHNIFANLCSKEYSNMMQLLKQAILSTDLTLYFKRRTKFFEYVLSGQFIWSNEEQRDMFRSMLMTACDLGAVTRPWEISKQVAQLVTSEFFEQGDRERSELKLTPAAIFDRNRKDELPVLQLEWIDGICKPLYEALVKLNRKLHPMVDGIDANRKKWDELCLSYQQTRRASECNFILETGEGADSMHMPESSHSEVTNQNTDSTHSVEPNQNPIAN from the exons ATGACAACTTTTGATTTTTCCGACGTGGAGGCATTTTTGGATTGCCATCCCGAGCTTTTTGAGGAATATCTCATCAGAAAGGGGAAATGTGACACATTGGGCAGGTGGTTCAAAGAGCACCAGCCGTCCAAAAGCTCTCCGGCGGAAGAGAAGCGCAGAGTCACCAAGGATCCGTTCTGGCCCACGAACCCCGACGGACTGACGCGCAGATCGTCCCACATGGAGCTTCGCAGAAACTTCGCGCGGTCCAAAGCGATTACGGCGCATCGGACCTACGACGAACACGTCAGTCTCGCGGCTCACGATTCCCAGTCGAGCATGCGACGGCGCGCGCTGCTGCGTAAAGCCAGCTCGTTGCCGCCGACCACCGCGCACATCCTCGGCGCCCTGCTCGAGTCCAGGGTAAACGTGCCTCAATATGCCTCCAGCGCCATCGACTACAAATACCGACTCAAAGAGTCCAACGAGAGGGAGTTCTTCCTCGAGCTGGTTAAGGACATTTCTAACGAACTTGACATGACAAACCTCAGTTACAAGATTCTGATCAATGTGTGCATCATGGTGAACGCAGACAGGTGTTCGCTGTTTCTCGTGGAGGGACCGTCACATAAGAGGACGCTCGTGTCCAAGTTTTTTGACGTGCACTCGGGAACTACGGTGCGACCCTCATCGATCACCCTGAACTCAAACGAGGTGCAGGTTCCGTGGGGGAAGGGCATCATTGGCTATGTAGCCGAACACGGAGAAACCGTCAACATCCCGAATGCCTACGAG GACCATCGATTCAGTGATGAAATTGACAAGTTGACGGGCTATAAGACTCAGTCAATTCTATGCATGGCCATCCGCAACAGTGACGGTGAAGTCATCGGTGTAGTGCAGGCTATCAACAAGAACCCCAGCGGAACTCCCTTTACTGAGGATGATGAGAAG GTGCTACAAATGTATCTACCATTCTGCGGAATATCAATCTCCAACGCCAAGCTCTTCTCTGAGTCCCGCAAGGAGTATGATAGGAGCAGG GCCCTGCTAGAGGTGGTGAACGATCTGTTTGAGGAGCAGACGGACCTGGAGAAGATTGTAAGGAAGATCATGCAGCGCGCGCTGACATTGCTCCAGTGTGAGCGCTGCTCTGTGCTTTTGCTGGAAGACATCCACTCTCCT GTGGTGAAGTTCTCACAAACATTTGAGCTGATGTCTCCACTGTGCAATGCTGACCATGACATTGG CATGGAGAAGGTGTCATGCTCAGACTGGCTGATCAATAATAGCATTGCTGAGTTGGTAGCATCTACTGGGCTTCCTGTTAACATCAGTGACGTCTGTCAGGATCCCCGCTTTGATAATGAA GCAGACCAAGCTTCTGGTTTTCATATCAGATCAGTTTTATGTGTCCCCATCTGGAATCGGACACATCAGATTATTG GTGTTGCCCAGATACTAAATCGTTTGGACAGGAAGACATTTAATGATGCAGATCAGAGGCTATTTGAG GCATTTGTTATTTTCTGTGGTCTGGGCATTAACAACACAATGATGTATAACCAGGTGAAGAAAACTTGGGCCAAGCAGTCTGTGGCTCTAGAT ATGCTGTCCTATCATGCTACATGCTCCAAGGCAGAAGTTGATCGGCTGAAG GCTGCTAAGATTCCCCTAAGCAGTGAGCTCGGGATCGATGAGTTCCACTTTAATGACTTTTCTCTGGACAATGACGCCATGATCACTGCCTCCCTGCGGATGTTTTTGGAGCTTGGTGTCGTGCAGAAATTCAAAATTGATTATGAG GTGTTATGCCGCTGGCTGCTTACTGTGAGGAAAAACTACCGCACTGTTGCCTACCACAACTGGAGGCATGCCTTCAACGTCTCACAGTGCATGTTTGTTATGATTACT ACTGCTGGTTTCCAGGAGGTGCTGACAGATACAGAGACTCTGGCTCTTATGGTTGGGTGCCTCTGCCATGATTTGGACCATCGTGGCACAAATAATGCATTTCAGGCCAA GTCTGGGTCGGCACTAGCGTTGCTGTATGGTACATCCGCTACACTTGAACATCATCATTTCAACCATGCTGTCATGATCCTGCAGAGTGAG GGTCACAACATTTTTGCCAATCTGTGCTCTAAGGAGTACAGCAACATGATGCAGCTATTGAAACAGGCCATTCTATCCACAGATCTCACCTTGTACTTCAA GAGAAGAACCAAGTTCTTTGAGTATGTTCTCTCTGGACAGTTCATCTGGAGTAATGAAGAACAAAGAGACATGTTTAG ATCTATGCTGATGACTGCGTGTGACTTGGGTGCAGTGACTCGACCATGGGAAATTTCAAAACAG gttgctcaacTGGTGACAAGTGAATTCTTTGAACAGGGTGACAGGGAGAGATCAGAGCTGAAATTGACACCAGCA GCCATTTTTGACCGTAATCGTAAAGATGAGCTTCCTGTACTTCAGTTGGAATGGATTGATGGGATTTGTAAGCCGTTGTATGAG gCTCTTGTGAAATTGAATAGGAAGCTTCACCCAATGGTAGATGGAATAGATGCCAACCGAAAAAAGTGGGATGAGCTCTGTCTGTCCTATCAGCAAACACGGAGGGCCTCTGAGTGTAATTTCATTCTGGAGACAGGAGAGGGTGCAGACAGCATGCACATGCCAGAATCAAGTCATAGTGAAGTAACCAATCAGAACACAGACTCCACCCACAGTGTGGAGCCAAATCAGAACCCAATAGCCAATTAA